CTCACCGCGATGGGCATGCTGGACCAGCAGGAACTCGCAGCCCGCGGCCTGTCCGCCCTGCGCGGGATCAAGCAGCCGCTGATCGCCGCCGTCAACGGCGCGGCCGCCGGTGGCGGGCTGTCGCTGTCGCTGTGCGCGGACATCCGGCTGGCCTCGCCGGCGGCGAGGTTCAACGCCGCCTTCGTCCGCATCGGCCTCTCCGCGGGGGACCTCGGCGCCTCCTGGCTGCTGCCCCGGCTGATCGGACCGGCCCGGACGGCCGAGATCGCCTACACCGGGCGCATCGTCGGGGCCGAGGAGGCCGAGGCGATCGGCCTGGTCAACCGGGTGGTGCCGGCCGACGAGCTGCTGCCGGAGACGCTGTCGATGGCCCGGGCGATCGTCGCCAACTCCCCGGCCGGTATCCAA
This region of Nakamurella alba genomic DNA includes:
- a CDS encoding enoyl-CoA hydratase/isomerase family protein, producing the protein MTDWAASLETIRIDRPDEGIVVATLHRPERLNAMNNTMFREFEVLARRVDAEPATRVLVLTGAGRGFCAGYDLEDAEELPGLTAMGMLDQQELAARGLSALRGIKQPLIAAVNGAAAGGGLSLSLCADIRLASPAARFNAAFVRIGLSAGDLGASWLLPRLIGPARTAEIAYTGRIVGAEEAEAIGLVNRVVPADELLPETLSMARAIVANSPAGIQLSKRALQNNLEIGSYGAALELENRGQALLTRGADMAEALAAFKAKRAPQFTGA